The DNA sequence GTCGAACTCCAGGTGAACCGTTCGCACACAGTGGTGGTGGCACAAGAGCCAGTACACCAGAAAAGTTGCGTCGGACAGTGCTGCATCAGGAAGCTCGGTTCTGCTTCTCGCGACTAAAGCGACCAGTGACAGGACACCCGGATTGTCCTCGCGCAGTTCCAAAGAGACATTCAGGAGCACGCTGTTCAGAACGAGCACATTCGATCCAATCCAGCAATCCGGAACATCGTCGCTTTCAGTTTTTCCACAAGGCAGGAGCAGGTCAATGCCGCTTGCCTTCAACGTCACCAGGAAACGGTGCAACGCAGTAAGTTTCCACTGCACGTCGAGGCAGGGACTCGCTTCCGCGTACTTTCTTATCTCTGATTCCGGAATGTGACATCGTGCGGCCATTGTGGGTGCACTGCAAATAGTAAAGAAAATCTTAGATGAGGATACGTACGTTTCCAATTGTTATAATTTTAGCCGAGAGAATGTAATGATTATGTTCCAATTATCATCCCTTTTCGCGCTCCTTGAGTAATCCGAGTGGCGCTCAGCATTTATGCTATCATCAAGATCGATCAGTCGTGAGTATAGGGGCGTGCGAATACTCTAAATTTtcaataacgaatcgaatagtgtcctattacattcggtcttcgaatcgaatagccaCTATTCGCAAATATGAGTACTTTCctaatatttcaaaacgtcaattGTCCGCCATTAAACACAAAATTGGAGCAGAAGTACGATAAATTTCATCTCGGTGTGCATAATGTAGGCATAAAACATGGGAACTTAACGTAGTGGATCGGGCTGCGCCGCCCAGGGAGCCACATTTTACCGGTTATACAGCGATCATTTGCG is a window from the Dermacentor silvarum isolate Dsil-2018 unplaced genomic scaffold, BIME_Dsil_1.4 Seq500, whole genome shotgun sequence genome containing:
- the LOC119435176 gene encoding uncharacterized protein LOC119435176 — encoded protein: MAARCHIPESEIRKYAEASPCLDVQWKLTALHRFLVTLKASGIDLLLPCGKTESDDVPDCWIGSNVLVLNSVLLNVSLELREDNPGVLSLVALVARSRTELPDAALSDATFLVYWLLCHHHCVRTVHLEFDTVLCICAPTVVAGALRRGSSGVSLRLSLRSVAERTQALPVLTSVLESMVNLEVLDLGGVTLNYATVDGVVAVLKSGRLRALVLGNCPQDKHYAEEHIAVGGDRGARRRSLALSGAQRYPGRTLPQRRRPG